A window from Drosophila kikkawai strain 14028-0561.14 chromosome 2L, DkikHiC1v2, whole genome shotgun sequence encodes these proteins:
- the mtgo gene encoding fibronectin type-III domain-containing protein 3A isoform X3, with product MEEQPGNSEKATRTTRVVFKISANGTSHFYTPVAGFPGPGPAGNYHLPPPPPPQQQQQQQQAQGAPPGAAGPPAGAAVAGGAPPPAGTAAAAHSHSHTHTHNHPQQPQQQHNQAHTHSPHSPSPPNYRDERSQRQHTKLLRKLEKQRESNPQLSTPPTHSPSPRRANELNGHNNNNNIPLGVLPLPAHLTNHHHLVGRRIPPQQQPGHPAQHRNGNPQQQQQQQQQPHHPQRTGSSVGGASSVGTSDDGEDNSSLAGEDEEEEYQASIVDQISAIEKPEVIDVTSRAAKIIWESPALADALVVDMRQLRYQVLLSDSGKQCKYKSLYMGEAYECIVQDLQPGQDYLVRLQVHYQKLHGTVSEPAEFRTPACEPDQPPPPKLVSRTKNSINLRWAAPAANGSSIQHYLLEYDEGRATQKFVELAKIKAKHYVIGKLQPTTVYSFRLAAVNEVGQSPYSPVASYSTSGNPPPVPRPPQLLANSSSSLKLGWERRAQDGDFLLQLQDAESGHGYLNTYKGTELQTECLQLRRASSYQFRLRSENEAGVSPWSPEVSYRTLAERPSRPGKPQAKGKIHGTHFKARWDAPGDSGGAEILRYHLELSAAGPMFERIYSGGETEAMCERLQPGTTYALRACCEGPAGQSPYSDIGHVTTEAVPPSAPPPPHCTDPPSPYAALLKLQHPEYNGGAPVLEFEAQMRRLEQVQPPQLVYRGKQAYFVAQDLIPGSMYEAQVRAINRIGAGNWSQWMRFTAAAAAPGVPEELRVLVKSATHLSVSWQPPLQDNGAAVTSYTLKSASQERRDQEQDQDQVKEPPSSEFHNCYQGALTSAELRNLSPFTRYHFRILATNAAGTGSSSDVISVCTPAAVPGAPQMQGYEFTAQEVTLNWTQPAAHGSPICSYNIEYGERTIATPDACTRYTVSGLSPETGYKFRVQAVNAIGAGAFSAYAKLTTQPAPPSPPRLECSGAGHNYIKLKWGENASAGKQGNGGSSPGDFTKYFVEMYVARAKQFQSVYAGTNCMCKVHKLQERSSYTFRIYAHTDRAGDGDYSEDFVFETSATLPANIKAPRVVQEGSVCLMDLPGQLGMQLTLEWQHSKNSFHDRVEYELQYAVLGASDLEAESLSPKGRSSSSSGSSSGAPVNLANQDYRQLYRGPETKFTIDNLAAGTCYQFRVCPVRIAAGGELLYGQPSSPLRYQVPSELDPSSATCHHHLHGSTTAPAVASQRSSRKLSAGNGSANGLHMRSVSASAISGASGVGADPVAIGRLQQELSGFNACADPLHHHHHHHHHHHQQCGGGGAGAGGGVSGAGATDSHHQHQHHMHHSHHMHHAHHPHTGGLALGANSSSAAASSSSSSSTAAAASVISSSLAHSGGLRRIVSKLTSLYSNRKRLSDQQKAVCIVVSFLVGTFLVAMLVNMLRG from the exons ATGGAGGAGCAGCCAGGGAATAGTGAAAAGGCAACCAGGACAACCCGAGTGGTTTTTAAA ATAAGCGCCAATGGCACTTCGCATTTCTACACCCCAGTGGCAGGTTTTCCTGGGCCAGGACCAGCGGGCAATTACCAtttgccaccgccgccgccgccccagcaacaacagcagcagcagcaggctcaAGGAGCACCACCTGGGGCCGCAGGAccaccagcaggagcagcagttgCTGGAGGAGCGCCTCCACCAGCGGGAACAGCGGCCGCCGCTCACTCccacagccacacacacacccacaaccATCctcagcagccacagcagcaacacaacCAGGCTCACACACATTCCCCGCACTCGCCATCGCCGCCAAATTACCGGGATGAGCGGAGTCAGCGGCAGCACACGAAGCTGCTAAGAAAGCTGGAGAAGCAGAGGGAGTCAA ATCCTCAGTTGTCCACGCCACCCACACACTCGCCTTCGCCTCGTCGTGCCAACGAACTGAATggtcacaacaacaacaataacattCCTTTGGGGGTGCTGCCCCTGCCGGCTCACCTCACCAACCATCACCACCTGGTGGGACGCAGGATTCccccacagcagcagccgggaCATCCTGCCCAGCACAGGAACGGTaatccccagcagcagcagcagcaacaacagcagccgcatCATCCCCAGCGAACTGGAAGCAGCGTGGGCGGAgccagctctgtgggaacctCGGACGATGGCGAGGACAACTCCAGTTTGGCTGGCgaagatgaggaggaggagtaccAGGCCTCCATTGTAGACCAAATCTCGGCCATCGAAAAACCCGAGGTGATAGATGTGACCTCGCGAGCGGCCAAGATCATCTGGGAATCCCCGGCCCTGGCGGATGCCCTTGTGGTGGACATGCGACAATTGCGCTACCAAGTGCTCCTCAGTGACTCGGGGAAGCAGTGCAAGTACAAGAGTCTGTACATGGGCGAGGCCTACGAGTGCATTGTGCAGGATCTGCAGCCGGGACAGGATTATCTGGTGCGCCTGCAAGTGCACTACCAAAAGCTCCATGGGACTGTAAGCGAGCCGGCCGAATTCCGGACGCCAGCCTGCGAGCCGGatcagccgccgccgccaaaaCTGGTGTCGCGCACCAAGAACTCGATCAATCTGCGATGGGCTGCCCCGGCAGCCAACGGATCGAGCATCCAGCACTACCTGCTGGAGTACGACGAGGGTAGGGCGACGCAAAAGTTCGTGGAGCTGGCCAAGATCAAGGCCAAGCACTATGTCATTGGAAAACTCCAACCCACCACTGTCTATAGCTTCCGCTTGGCGGCGGTTAACGAGGTGGGTCAGAGTCCCTACTCCCCGGTAGCCAGCTACAGCACCTCCGGCAATCCACCGCCCGTGCCCAGGCCACCGCAGCTGCTGGCCAACAGCTCCAGCTCGCTGAAACTGGGTTGGGAGCGAAGGGCGCAGGATGGGGACttcctgctgcagctgcaggatGCGGAATCCGGCCACGGTTACCTGAACACCTACAAGGGCACGGAGCTGCAGACGGAGTGCCTGCAACTAAGGCGGGCCAGCAGCTACCAGTTCCGTCTGCGTTCGGAGAACGAGGCTGGAGTGTCGCCCTGGTCGCCGGAGGTCAGCTATCGGACGCTGGCGGAACGGCCTAGCAGGCCGGGCAAGCCCCAGGCCAAGGGCAAGATCCATGGGACACACTTTAAGGCCAGGTGGGATGCTCCTGGAGACTCTGGCGGCGCCGAGATCCTTCGCTATCACCTCGAGCTGAGCGCCGCGGGTCCGATGTTCGAGAGGATCTACAGTGGCGGCGAAACGGAGGCCATGTGCGAGCGCCTGCAGCCGGGAACGACCTATGCTTTACGTGCCTGCTGCGAGGGTCCGGCGGGACAGAGTCCCTACTCCGACATTGGGCATGTGACCACGGAGGCAGTGCCACCGTCCGCTCCGCCACCGCCCCACTGCACCGATCCGCCCTCGCCCTACGCCGCCCTCCTGAAGCTCCAGCATCCGGAGTACAATGGCGGGGCTCCGGTCTTGGAGTTCGAGGCCCAGATGCGGCGCCTGGAGCAGGTGCAGCCACCGCAGTTGGTCTACCGCGGCAAGCAGGCCTACTTTGTGGCCCAGGACCTGATCCCCGGCAGCATGTACGAGGCCCAGGTGAGGGCCATCAATCGCATTGGCGCTGGAAACTGGTCGCAGTGGATGAGATTCACGGCGGCCGCAGCGGCGCCTGGGGTGCCCGAGGAGTTGCGCGTGCTGGTCAAGTCGGCCACCCATCTCAGCGTGAGCTGGCAGCCTCCACTGCAGGACAATGGAGCGGCGGTGACTAGCTACACTCTGAAGAGTGCCAGCCAGGAGAGGAGGGACCAGGAGCAGGACCAAGACCAGGTTAAGGAGCCGCCCAGCTCCGAGTTCCACAACTGCTATCAGGGTGCACTGACCAGCGCAGAGCTAAGGAACCTCTCACCCTTCACGCGCTACCATTTCCGCATCCTGGCCACCAATGCCGCCGGCACAGGATCCTCCTCCGACGTGATAAGCGTGTGCACGCCTGCCGCCGTGCCGGGAGCACCGCAGATGCAGGGCTACGAGTTCACCGCCCAGGAGGTCACCCTCAACTGGACACAGCCGGCGGCCCACGGTTCGCCCATTTGCTCCTACAACATCGAGTACGGGGAGCGGACCATTGCCACGCCGGATGCCTGCACGCGGTACACGGTCAGTGGTTTGTCGCCCGAAACGGGCTACAAGTTCCGCGTCCAGGCGGTCAACGCCATCGGAGCGGGTGCCTTCAGTGCCTATGCCAAGCTGACAACCCAGCCGGCACCGCCTTCGCCACCGCGCCTCGAATGCAGCGGCGCCGGCCACAACTACATCAAGCTAAAGTGGGGAGAGAACGCCTCCGCAGGCAAGCAGGGCAACGGAGGATCCTCCCCCGGCGACTTCACCAAGTACTTTGTGGAGATGTATGTGGCCAGGGCCAAGCAGTTCCAGTCCGTCTACGCCGGCACCAATTGCATGTGCAAGGTGCACAAGCTGCAGGAGCGCAGCAGCTACACGTTCCGCATCTATGCCCACACGGATCGGGCCGGCGATGGTGACTACTCGGAGGATTTCGTCTTTGAGACCTCGGCCACGCTGCCGGCAAACATCAAGGCGCCGCGTGTGGTCCAGGAGGGCAGCGTCTGCCTGATGGACCTGCCCGGCCAGCTGGGCATGCAGCTCACTTTGGAGTGGCAGCACTCGAAGAACTCCTTCCACGATCGCGTGGAGTACGAGCTGCAGTATGCGGTTTTGGGAGCCTCCGACCTAGAGGCCGAGTCCCTGTCCCCCAAGGGTCGCAGCAGCAGTTCCAGTGGAAGCTCCAGCGGAGCTCCCGTCAACTTGGCCAACCAGGACTACAGGCAGTTGTACCGCGGACCCGAGACCAAGTTCACCATTGACAATTTGGCCGCCGGCACCTGCTACCAGTTCCGTGTGTGTCCCGTGAGGATAGCCGCCGGCGGCGAGCTCCTATACGGTCAGCCGTCGAGTCCGCTGAGATATCAGGTGCCCAGTGAGCTGGATCCCAGCTCGGCGACCTGCCACCACCACCTGCATGGGTCCACCACAGCTCCGGCGGTGGCCAGCCAGAGGAGCAGCCGAAAACTGTCGGCGGGCAATGGCTCGGCCAATGGCCTGCACATGAGATCGGTGAGTGCCTCGGCGATTAGTGGGGCAAGCGGGGTGGGTGCGGATCCCGTGGCCATTGGAAGGCTGCAGCAGGAGCTGTCCGGCTTCAATGCATGCGCGGATCCCctgcatcaccatcatcatcatcaccatcaccaccaccagcagtgcggcggcggtggtgcaggagcaggaggaggagtcaGTGGTGCCGGTGCCACGGATTCGCATCATCAACATCAGCATCATATGCATCACTCGCATCACATGCACCATGCCCACCATCCGCACACCGGCGGCCTGGCTTTGGGCGCCAACTCCTCGAGCGCCGctgcctcctcctcttcctcctcctcaactgcggcggcggcgtcggTCATCTCATCCAGCCTGGCCCACTCCGGGGGACTGCGTCGAATTGTTAGCAAGCTGACATCGCTGTACTCCAACCGAAAGCGGCTGAGTGACCAGCAGAAGGCAGTGTGCATTGTGGTCTCCTTCCTGGTGGGCACTTTTCTGGTCGCCATGCTGGTCAACATGCTGAGGGGTTAA
- the LOC121502479 gene encoding C-type lectin 37Db-like, with translation MQIILLLSVIAAALLQGSSADPSSPDLTSHCGGYCFNAFKPMFDLMGNTQTAKLIETQEKLASLEAQLVELKEKLSDSEASLKFETSVTTRINPRGFVKIKSRFFYIEDRFRLNFYSALIMCRQMGAYLAVIRNEEELTAFEEELNARHKYWLDISRLTNDSEQKYSSLSSGKDVTFLKWAHNEPRDYFQTEACVTIFNSTMTTEPCGDGFYFICEAIE, from the coding sequence ATGCAGATCATCCTGCTTCTCTCAgttattgctgctgctcttctcCAAGGATCTTCAGCAGATCCCAGTTCCCCAGATCTTACCAGTCACTGTGGTGGATATTGCTTTAATGCCTTCAAGCCTATGTTTGATCTCATGGGCAATACTCAGACCGCTAAACTCATCGAAACCCAAGAAAAGTTGGCGAGCCTGGAAGCACAGCTGGTGGAACTCAAGGAGAAATTAAGTGACAGTGAGGCATCCTTGAAATTTGAAACATCCGTCACCACCAGGATAAATCCACGAGGTTTTGTAAAGATCAAGTCAAGGTTCTTCTACATTGAAGATCGCTTCAGGCTAAACTTCTATAGTGCCTTGATCATGTGTCGCCAGATGGGCGCCTACCTGGCAGTCATCCGAAACGAGGAGGAACTGACCGCATTCGAAGAGGAACTCAATGCACGTCACAAATATTGGCTTGATATTAGCAGACTGACAAACGACAGCGAACAAAAGTATAGTTCTTTGAGTTCCGGCAAGGATGTTACCTTTTTAAAGTGGGCCCACAACGAGCCCAGGGACTATTTCCAGACGGAAGCCTGTGTTACTATTTTCAATAGCACCATGACCACCGAACCTTGCGGCGacggtttttattttatttgcgagGCAATTGAGTGA